The Brassica rapa cultivar Chiifu-401-42 chromosome A10, CAAS_Brap_v3.01, whole genome shotgun sequence genome segment GAGCGTTGTCGCTTTACGGCCAAGCTCATCGACGTGTTTCTGCTGCTCATCCGTGAACACTAACGGGATCCGATCCTTCTCGTCGCTTCCATCTCTTCCGTTTTTAGCGACGACGTCGGCGGCTCAAGCTAGTAGTCCCGCCATCTCGTCGTCTCCGTTGCTCTTTGGTCTAACAGAGAGTGAGTGAACTCGCAAGGTGTTTAAACCGGTTTAGTTTTGTTGATTCTTTAattggttcggtttggattaAATTGGGTATGAATAGAAGGGAACATGCAAAATGGCTTTCTATACCCGTCGTATATTAGTGGATAATTATTTGttagggcaaatctccaaaatagcactaaatttttttttttttttgaaacaccacATGCATTCATTACTTAACCAAAGTTAGGTGCGACATTTAAGCCAAGTTCAGCAGATAACACCTGCTTTGCTACCAGATCAGCATCTTTGTTTCTCACACGAGAAatccaagaaaaagaaaagaactcAAAAGATAGAACAACAGATTTAATATCTGTAACGATTccgcaaatctccaaaatagcacatttctaagtttatatcacaaaaataacactcaaaaactaaaataaccaaaatagcattttatcttttgaaaattttaaatttttttatttttaaaaatatgaaatcttatccccaaaacctcacttctcaactctaaactctaaaacctaaactctaaactcaaaatcctaaattttaaatcataaaccctatcccttaagtgctatttttgtgacttttggccttgagtgttagtttgaaaacaaaaacttgatttagtgttattttggtctttttgtttatttcttatGCTTGTGAAAAGAAAACGTTGATGTCATTGCAGTTTGCCATTGCGTGCAGAGCAGCAGAGGTGTGATCTTTTTCGACGGGGAATTAAAAAAATGCTTAAAAATTGGTTGTACATTATTAAAAAGCAATAAAGTATTCAAGGATTGCAAACAAGAAAAATGTTACCAACAATGACTGTGAagaatatattttagtattcgTTATCATTGTATATATTACAACACGAGATTCAGccatattaattaaaaaagttaTGTCACAAAACAGTTCAACACCTCATATGGTTGTAGATTTTTTTGACATacaagttgatttttttttatacatagTTAACTTCAGCATGAAGCAACTCTATATTGCATTCATGTGAAGAATTGATAAATCTACGAGTTAAATTGTATAAAAGTATCAGAatttatatagttaattatacCAATCTAACATGTGattaattcaaatatatatcaCCAAAAATTAAGTAGTTTACTTATAACCATCACTTATACAGTAATactatacaaatataaaattagtttttaatatttcataaattccttttaaatatttatcataaaGTTATCTCTACcaaattattcataatcatttacCCAAACATATCCTAAAAGATTCCTAGTCTTTTAAATAGTCAGTTAAAAATTATCTCACCATTGGAATACATTTCTTAGCTTATTTTGTactgttaataaaaaaaatgcttATTTTGTACTTAAACTAATACTACTGAGGTACTCAGCAATGAGATTGCTGTAGTGACAAAAACCAAAAGTCTTCCTGCTCTGCTTTTTAAATGGATTTAATGAAATAGTCAAATGTTGCTACTTGCCACCACGAGCACACCATTACCGCCAAAGTTAtgtatataatcatatatataattacagtAAGGTCAATACTAACCACCATAATGAAATAGTCGTCATATGATCACCACGAGCTCACCATTACCCACCATAATTGTACATAGACATACATATATTTATGATAAGACCATGCACCATAGTCTTGAAGCAGACAATGGAGCTTCCTTTATTTGCAGCGCTTCAAAGAACACCACGAGTTGCACTTACATTATCATTTGTTCTATTTTCCCTCACAATAGTCCCTGCTTTATATTCTCTCCTAGCCAATCCAATCTCACCTCTACTAGTCTCATCATCCGAGACTGATGGCCCCTTTCCATCGGATCATATGCATCTCAGTCCTCTAAATTCTCCATCTGTTCGGACTATTTCACCTGTGAATAGTCCCCTTCATGCTCCATATCATACAAGACATCAGAAGTCTTCATCCGGTAAGATTCCTTCACCTAACATTAGTCCAATTCCGGTTCCACCTGATCATACCCTTTCGAGACATCAGCATTCTTCATCCAATCAGAGTCCCTCACCCGTCAACGGTTCCATTCCCGCTCCACTCAATTCATCCTCAGTCACAACTTCAAAATCAAGGACGCAGATCAGAGATAATGAACAGAGGTGTGATCTTTTCAACGGTGAATGGATACCAAACGATGAATCTCCATACTATAACATGACGTGCTGGGCGATACAAGAGCACCAGAACTGCATGCAGTTCGGGAGACCAGACACAGGGTTCATGAGATGGAGGTGGAAGCCGGACGGCTGCGACCTCCCCATCTTTGATCCTAATGAGTTTTTAGAAATGGTTAGAGGGAAGTCCATGGGGTTTGTTGGTGATTCCATTAGCAGAAACCAAGTCCAGTCTCTCTTGTGCCTTCTCTCTAGGGTACAATAATCCAATCTAGTTTTTAATGATCACCAACATCTCTCTCTATGTGTTGacttttttcttatttctttgtAGGTGGAATATCCTGAAGACATTTCTTCTTCACCAGATATAGCTTTCAAAGTATGGAACTACACATCCTATAACTTCATTCTACATGTCATGTGGTCACATTTCTAGTGAAGACTACTAAACCTGACCCTACAGACCCCAAGTCCAACTTCTTCAGCCTCTACCTCGACGAGTATGATAACAAGTGGACGAGTCAGATCAACCAGCTTGACTTCCTGATTATATCATCAGGCCACTGGTTTTACCGGCCTCTAATTTTCTACGAAAATGAAAAACTCTCCGGATGCCAATACTGTTCGTTACCAAACACAACTGAGTTGCCTTTGCACTATGGATACACGAAGGCTTTAAGAACATCTCTAAGAGGTATACTCGAGAATTTCACTGGTTTGGCAATTAGGTTCCTACTGAAATAAGCTATCTAACATATAGTTTTTTTGAGCTTTTTATATGTTGGAGACTTGACAGTTCTGACTGGTGAGACAAACTAGTAACATTAACAACATATCAGACTGAAATATCTTGTGTGAGAACATGAAGAAAGTTTGAGAATACAGCCAGAGTTGATGTAAGAGAAGTAACTGGAGAAGGCTGCTTGAGTGCTCTTTCCTGGATAACAGCCCAAGTCCTCTCTAACTCCTGAACCTTCTCTTCCATTGAACTCTACAGAACTAAATAACTTACACGTTTACACCACATCCAGAATATACGAGATTAGAGAACTCAATACCCACCGaatgtaaaaaatgaaaactaacCAAAGTTTTGGTGTTTAAACCGGTTCGGTTTGATTGTGATAGCTCATTGGTACGGGTTTGGATTAAATTGGGTCTGAAATAGAAGAGAACGTGCAAAATGGCTTTCTTTATCCATCGTATGTATGAGGTATGGGTCTTCAGAAAGGCCtttgaaaaagataaatttaaacGAAAACTTAAGGAAAATTGGACAATTAATGGATAAACGCgtgaaacaaaacaagaaaacgTTGATGTCATATAAGCTTCTAATTATCTGTCCAATCAGaattttacaaataaatattcataaacTACCCTATTAGGAATTTGTTAAATAGTTCATTCTCACTTCTTAACTTGATAAACTAAAATTCTAGACTTAAATTGTCAATTAAGAAATGTgataattttactatgaaaatgtattattttatggATATACAGATATGCATTGAAAGCAACATTTCTTACCATACAAATAAACCAATAAATGAATTCTTATCCTTTTCTAATTGGTGCAATAGGAGCCTACAAAAATAATGCGTTACCGCGTGTTTGTAATTTGCCTTTGCTTGCAATCAACCCTCTTCCTCATTCATAAGCAAAACATCAAATCAGAAAATCTCAAGCATCTACCAAAACTATCCACAAAATAAGGAATTTTGTTAAAACCAATCCAAACATTGTAATATTCAATCACATAtacgatttttaaaaaaacacagAAATACATttctacaaaaatatttgtaatcaAGCTCATATTCGTAATGTTCATTTTTGGGTTCATCTGGGCATAACATCAATATCTTGTCTAGGTTTAGCATCTAGCAAGTCTCCTGCACGTTCCCAACACCTTAGCTTGTAAACCATCTTGTAAGCCAACTaatcttataaaattttaaaaatatcccATCATAAATTTCTTTCTAACCAAACAAACCCCACGAGTCAAGACGTGTCAATTTACCAAATCCGCATTTACCTCTTTCTCCTCTTGACTAAGCAAAATGTTAAAGAAAGTGAGGCGAAAGGTCAAAGCCTTCGTCACCAAACCCTTTAAAAAGCCTAATAAGACCAGACCTTCAAGACCTCCATCACCagagccaccaccaccacctacTTCTCCTCTTCCTCAATCTCCACCACCTCAAGAAATGTCTTCCTCAAGACAAAAGAACGCTCCGTTTCTCTTCCCGAGATCCGAATCATCCGTCTTACCCGACCCGTCTCGTTTCTTCAGCCACGATCTCCTCTCAACTCCTCTCCCCACAAACTCCTTCTTCCAAAACTTCACCCTCAAAAACGGAGACCAAGCCGAGTACTTTCACCCTTACATCATCAAACCATCTCCTTCGTCTCTCTCCATCTCGTACCCAACTCTCTCTCACAACTCCGCCTTCATCTTCGAGGCTTTCAACGCCGACATCACAATCTCCGGGTCGGACGGACCCGACCCGCATTCGAGAAAGACTCATCTCATCTCTTCCTTCAGCGATCTCGGCGTCACTCTCGATTTCCCTTCCTCTAATCTCAGATTCTTCCTCGTCAGAGGAAGCCCCTTCATCACCTGTTCTGTCTCCGGCACCTCCTCGATCACAATCTCAACGATCCACGCGGTTTTGTCGTTTGCCGGGAACAGCTCATCAACAAAGTACACCGCGAAGCTCAACAACAACCAGACCTGGCTAATCTACGCCTCTTCCCCGGTTCACTTAAATCAAACCGGAGGCTCTTCGATTAATTCCGGTGCTGGATTTTCCGGTATTCTCCGGTTCGCCGTGCTACCTGATCCAAACCCGGATTTTGAATCAATCCTCGACCGGTTTAGCTGCTGTTACCCAGTCTCCGGCGACGCCGATCTCACAAAGCCGTTCACTTTGGAGTACAACTGGGAGAAGAGAGGCTACGGAGACCTCCTGATGCTCGCTCACCCTCTCCACCTCAAGCTTTTATCAACCCACGACTGCTCGATCTCCGTCCTAGAGAGCTTCCGTTACAGAACCATCGACGGCGACTTGGTAGGCATTATCGGAGATTCATGGGTTCTGAGACCCGACCCAGTTTCGGTGACGTGGCACTCCATCAAAGGAGTCGATGAAGATCGTCGCGAAGAGATCATCTCCGCTCTAGTTAAAGACGTTACCGACTTAGACTCCTCCGCTCCGGTGACGAACTCTTCCTACTTCTACGCGAAGCTGATCGCGCGAGCCGCGAGGCTAGCTCTCATCGCGGAAGAAGTCTGCTATTTGGACGTGATTCCGGCGATCAGGAAGTATCTGAAGAGCATGATCGAGCCGTGGCTAGACGGGACTTTCGAGCCGAACGGGTTCCTCTACGACCCCACGTGGGGAGGCGTGATCACGAAGCAAGGATCTCGAGACTCGGGAGCTGACTTCGGGTTCGGGATTTACAACGATCACCACTACCATCTCGGCTACTTCCTCTACGCGATTGCTGTGATGGCCAAGATCGATCCTTTGTGGGGGAAGAGGTACAGGCCTCAGGCGTATGCTCTGATGGCGGACTTCATGACGTTGGGGAAGAAGAAAGGAGCGAGCTTTAGTTCTAATTCGGTTTACCCGCGGTTGAGATGTTTTGATCTTTTTAAGCTTCATTCTTGGGCCGGTGGGTTGACGGAGTTCGCTGACGGGAGGAATCAGGAGAGCACGAGCGAGGCTGTGAACGCTTATTACTCAGCTGCTTTGTTGGGGTTGGCTTACGGGGATACGCATCTGGTGGCGGCTGCTTCGACGGTTTTGACGTTGGAGATTCACGCCGCGAAGATGTGGTGGCAGGTACCGGTTTTAATCTGAGTAAAATAGAATTGAACCGGATAAGTTGATTTGAACCGCAAAAACCGAGAATGTTTGATATGATTAATTGATTAGCCAAATTGATTCTATTCGGTTCAGTTTGGTTAATCAACTGATAGAAATCTAAGTTAATAGGTTTAGCTGGGTTATCTTTGATTCGATTGGGTATAGTAAAACGTAAGTTTCGTTTGGATGTATTACCAAAACACAAACCAGTTCGGTTCATGCTACATTTTTAATTCTAATTACTATTCTTAGTCGgtttaattttggttttggttctggTTCGTAATGATCTTGTAGACTTAtggttttattaatatggtTTAATTGATAAAACCAAATGAATcttattcggttcggtttggttaatCAACTGATAGAATCTAAGTTAATAGGTTTAGTTGGGTTATATTTGGTTCGGTTGGGTATAGTAATACGTGACTTTCGTTTGGATGTACAGTATATTACTATATTCAAACCAAAACACAAACCAGTTCGGTTCATGCTACATTTTTAATTCTAATTACTTATCCTAGTCGGTTTAATTTTGGTCTGCTTCTGGTTCGGATTGATCTTGTAGACTTATGGTTTAATTGATAAAACCCATATTGAAATGGTTTAATTGGGTTTATCTTTGGTTCAATTTGGTTTAGTTAAACTTGAGTTTCTCGTCTTGGTGGTGGCAGGTGAAAGAAGGCGACACTATTTACCCGGCAGACTTCACGGCGGAGAATCGTGTGGTTGGGGTATTATGGTCAACGAAGAGAGACAGTGGCCTATGGTTCGCGCCAAAGGAATGGAAAGAGTGTCGGCTTGGGATACAGTTATTACCGATACTTCCAATGTCGGAGATTCTGTTCTCGGATGTGAAGTTTGTGAAGCAGCTCGTGAATTGGACCATGCCGGCGTTGTCGAGAGAAGGCGTCGGAGAAGGGTGGAAAGGGTTTGTGTATGCTTTGGAAAGTATTTACGATAAAGAGGGAGCGATGGAGAAGGTTAGAGGATTAAATGGGCATGATGATGGGAACTCTCTGACTAATCTGTTGTGGTGGATTCATAGTAGAGGTGGTGATGACGATGACGACGATGACGATGAAGGTGGGTACGGTGGTCATGGTGGTGGCGGGAAGTATTGTTCGTTTGGTCATTATTGTAATTAGTTGTTGGGTTTTTGGTTTGTTAAATAAAGGGAAACAATGTTTGATATATTGGGCTTAAGATTCTTAATCAGTCTATTACTTATGCTGGGCTTCAAAACTCAAACCTTGTCGATCCACCAATTTTATTTGCCCATGGATTCAGGGTCTCGAAGAGTTTGTCCAATTATATGAAAGTTTGGTTGAGGACCCAACCGGTTCTGTCGGTCAAGTCAGGAATTAGTAAATTTTCAAACAACCGCTAATTTTTCAAACAACCGATACAACCCGAAATACTTTCGGGTTCAGAtttcaattctttttttgaTTTAAATATACATGATTTGTATCTATTTTGTTAccaaaatataagtaaaatttatttaaaaataaaaaagaacatcaaatgtgatcattcaaaatcaaacgaaaaataaaaataattatggaCAAAAAGAAAACCGAATAAATGAAAGCAAAAAACGAAAACTAAGTTCTCACAAAATGAAAAACATtgttcaataaaaacaaaaccaaaatctcaaGCTTTCAAATTTCAACCGCCACCTTCAACTATTAACCTTTGTGTAATAGATAACTATTTCAGATGttcaatatatttaaatgtacatattaggaattgagattaTGTTTGGTACAAATTATTCTTTGGGATTTTGAATGTTTTGGATTCTATCGGGTATCCATTTAGGTTCGAATTCGGTTCTGGTTCGATTTGGATAATACTCATAAACcaaaatactataaaataagATCCATTCGatatttatgtcgggttcgaATCGTTCCATATACATTTTTATCAGATCGGAATCGGTTCAGGTTTTTACGTTCGGTTCAAATttttgggttcggtttatttgcgcAGCCCTATCCATGTCAATGTGATTACTTCCCCAAATTTGAAATCTATTAAAGCTAAGATCGATAAGATCGAGTTATATTATATTCTCAAATGGGTGACAAGAGATCAGCTGTGACAAAACTCATCCGTTTTGTCAGAATAATGATGGTGATCATATGCAAATTGGATTTGTATAAACGTTACATACAAATAGGTGATGTTGATATCATTATTCCATATACACGTTTGACCAACCATTTGCTGCAACATGTGGTTCATGTTCTTCTTATCTTTAGGGTCGAAGCGACTTGCCAGATTCCAATTGGCTCCTCGGATCTCCAACCGCGTTGCCACATCCGCTTGACCGACTTGATATGCAAGCAAACAAAATCAGGACATTGCCATGTTATCttttaaaacatcactaaagaAGATAACATCATACAAAGATGACAAATTATTAAGAGACATCACTTTCTTAACAATGCTAAACACTTTCCTTTAATAGAAACACGGAAACTTTATTTTAATACATTCCGAAAAGGTGCCAGCTGCAATCACCTATATATGGAAGTATGGAACCATGATCATGATGCCACGCCTCTGGTAATCATGGTCTTGTTGAAAACCTGGACAGTTAAAACATGAATACGTCAAGAATCAAGATAAAACACTCAAAAGAAACAAAGTTTCCAGGTTTAccaaaatagtaatatatagACAATACGAAAATAGTTTTGATGCATCGTATCTGTAACGTCACACGATCCATCACGGGCCATAACCTAGGCAACATGTTAATGGGTCATATATGGAGAGAGTAGTAAACTCTTGGTGTAGCTTTCTTCTCCAGTGTTGATAAGATATAAGAAGACTATTACTTTTTTCAACTTTTTCCTCAGAGAGTTGATGATTCCAAAAGCCAACGTCACCATCTGTGGACTGGACCCTATACACAGAAACTCAGCCAGCCACAAGATAATCACACAACTTTTCAAGACCACTAACTTCTCGCCAAGTGTAAGCCCCTCCAAGGTTCTATCCTTTCCTTTTGCCTTCTTAGTCCCTTGCCTTCATTTACAATCTTCTCTCACCAACAACAAACTAGTACCATCTGAATTAAAACATGTTGAAACAAGAGGGTAACTGGGCACAAACCTGTGACACATGCCGATCAGCCGCATGCACTGTCTACTGCCGACCTGACTCTGCCTACTTATGCACCAGCTGCGATGCTCAAATTCATGAAGCCAATCGTCTTGCTTCCCGCCACGAACGTGTTAGAGTCTGTCAATCATGTGAGAGAGCCCCGGCTGCCTTCTTCTGCAAGGCAGATGCTGCTTCTC includes the following:
- the LOC103846376 gene encoding probable endo-1,3(4)-beta-glucanase ARB_01444; this encodes MLKKVRRKVKAFVTKPFKKPNKTRPSRPPSPEPPPPPTSPLPQSPPPQEMSSSRQKNAPFLFPRSESSVLPDPSRFFSHDLLSTPLPTNSFFQNFTLKNGDQAEYFHPYIIKPSPSSLSISYPTLSHNSAFIFEAFNADITISGSDGPDPHSRKTHLISSFSDLGVTLDFPSSNLRFFLVRGSPFITCSVSGTSSITISTIHAVLSFAGNSSSTKYTAKLNNNQTWLIYASSPVHLNQTGGSSINSGAGFSGILRFAVLPDPNPDFESILDRFSCCYPVSGDADLTKPFTLEYNWEKRGYGDLLMLAHPLHLKLLSTHDCSISVLESFRYRTIDGDLVGIIGDSWVLRPDPVSVTWHSIKGVDEDRREEIISALVKDVTDLDSSAPVTNSSYFYAKLIARAARLALIAEEVCYLDVIPAIRKYLKSMIEPWLDGTFEPNGFLYDPTWGGVITKQGSRDSGADFGFGIYNDHHYHLGYFLYAIAVMAKIDPLWGKRYRPQAYALMADFMTLGKKKGASFSSNSVYPRLRCFDLFKLHSWAGGLTEFADGRNQESTSEAVNAYYSAALLGLAYGDTHLVAAASTVLTLEIHAAKMWWQVKEGDTIYPADFTAENRVVGVLWSTKRDSGLWFAPKEWKECRLGIQLLPILPMSEILFSDVKFVKQLVNWTMPALSREGVGEGWKGFVYALESIYDKEGAMEKVRGLNGHDDGNSLTNLLWWIHSRGGDDDDDDDDEGGYGGHGGGGKYCSFGHYCN
- the LOC108870143 gene encoding LOW QUALITY PROTEIN: uncharacterized protein LOC108870143 (The sequence of the model RefSeq protein was modified relative to this genomic sequence to represent the inferred CDS: deleted 2 bases in 1 codon), translating into MVTLAFGIINSLRKKLKKITWQCPDFVCLHIKSVKRMWTRLEIRGANWNLASRFDPKDKKNMNHMLQQMVGQTCIWNNDINITYLYVTFIQIQFAYDHHHYSDKTDEFCHS
- the LOC103847529 gene encoding LOW QUALITY PROTEIN: protein trichome birefringence-like 21 (The sequence of the model RefSeq protein was modified relative to this genomic sequence to represent the inferred CDS: inserted 1 base in 1 codon): MIRPCTIVLKQTMELPLFAALQRTPRVALTLSFVLFSLTIVPALYSLLANPISPLLVSSSETDGPFPSDHMHLSPLNSPSVRTISPVNSPLHAPYHTRHQKSSSGKIPSPNISPIPVPPDHTLSRHQHSSSNQSPSPVNGSIPAPLNSSSVTTSKSRTQIRDNEQRCDLFNGEWIPNDESPYYNMTCWAIQEHQNCMQFGRPDTGFMRWRWKPDGCDLPIFDPNEFLEMVRGKSMGFVGDSISRNQVQSLLCLLSRVEYPEDISSSPDIAFKVWNYTSYNFILHVMWSXFLVKTTKPDPTDPKSNFFSLYLDEYDNKWTSQINQLDFLIISSGHWFYRPLIFYENEKLSGCQYCSLPNTTELPLHYGYTKALRTSLRGILENFTGLAIRFLLK